GGCCAGTCGCGAAGTGGCTTCGCGACTGGCCCTTGGCCCGGCTCGTTGTTCAACCCCTCCCCGACCCTCCCCGCTCCAGGGGAGGGCTTGCCAGCCTGTGCTCCGGGTGCGTTCATGCGGCTTCCCTCAGTTCGCGTGCCTTCTGTTTCTGCGCATAGGCGAGCGCGGCGTCGCGCACCCATTCGCCTTCCTCGTGCGCCTTGACCCGCGTCGCGAGGCGCTCCTTGTTGCACGGACCGTTGCCGTTGACCACGGCCCAGAAATCATCCCAGTCGATCGCGCCGTAGTCGTAATGCCGACGCCCCTCGTTCCACTTCAGATCCGGATCGGGCAGCGTCACGCCGAGCACCCTGGCCTGCGGCACGGTCGCGTCGACGAATCGCTGACGCAACTCGTCGTTGCCGATGCGCTTGATGCCCCAGCGCGTGCTCTGCGCGCTGTGCGGGCTGTTCGCGTCGGGCGGGCCGAACATCGCCAGCACCGGCCACCACCAGCGGTCCACCGCGTCCTGCACCATCGCGCGCTGCGCCGCCGTGCCCTGCATCTGCGCGAGCAGGCTCTCATAGCCCTGGCGCTGGTGGAACGACTCCTCCTTGCAGACGCGAATCATCGCGCGCGCGTAGGGTCCGTAGCTGCAGCGGCACAGCGGCACCTGGTTCATGATCGCCGCGCCGTCGACCAGCCAGCCGATCACGCCGACATCGGCCCACAACAGCGTCGGGTAGTTGAAGATCGAGCTGTACTTGGCGCGGCCCGCGTGCAGCGCGTCCTGCATCTGCTCGCGCGAGGTGCCGAGCGTCTCGGCCGCGCTGTACAGGTACAGGCCGTGGCCGCCCTCGTCCTGCACCTTCGCGAGCAGGATCGCCTTGCGCTTCAGACTCGGCGCGCGTGAAATCCAGTTGCCCTCGGGCTGCATGCCGATGATCTCGGAATGCGCGTGCTGGCTGATCTGGCGCACCAGCGTCTTGCGGTAGTCGTCGGGCATCCAGTCCTGCGGCTCGATCCTGCCGTCGGCGTCGATGCGCTCGTCGAAGCGCGCCTGAAATGCGGTCTCGGCCGCGTCCGGCGGCTTCGGCACCGCCTTCAGCGCTCCCTTGCCGGCATCCGTGGCGTCAGGTACGTCGAGTGACTGGGTGTACATCCGGTTCTCCTGAATCCGTTGATTGCAAGACGGACATTGCGCGAGGAAAGATCGACCGACCGATCGCCCTGAAGCGATGGTAAGCCGTCGGCGGCCACCGCGCACGCCGATCGGTTGTCGCAGATCAATATGATACATAAAAAGTGGCCATTTCTTGAATTTTGTGATGTAACTGCTACTCTTGAACTCGACGCCGCAACGCAGCGCACACCGACCACCCCCGTACCCCAAGGAGACCCGATGTCCAGCCACAAGGAATGTTTCGCCGACAAGATGGAACTACCGCCGCCGGTCGAGCAGCCGAACATCTACCCGCTGTCGTGGAACCGCAAGACCCGGAAATTGCAGGAAGTCTGGGAAGCCTCGCTGCGCGAGCACTGGGATCCGGAAAAGCTCCCCTGGGACACGCTGGACGTCGACAGCTACTCGTGGGAAGAGCGCGAATCCATCGCCTACTGGTGGACGCTGCTGTCGGTGTTCGACGCGTCGGCGCCGCCGGTGTTCGCCGGCGCGCTGATCAAGACCTACGAGGTGCACGAGGAAGACCCGGTGCGCAAGTGCTTCTTCTCGGTCACGCGCGACGAGCAGAACCACGAGATCATGTGCGGCCTGGCGATCACGAAGCTGCTGGAGCATCCCGATCCGCTGAGCTACGAACCCAAGACCGAACTCGGCAAGCGTCTGCAGAAGAACGCGCAGTGGCTGTACTTCAACGGCGGGCGCTACTGGAACGGCTACAAGCAGGCCGTGCCCAAGTACGACCTGGCGGTGCTGTTCAGTTCGTTCCTGATGGGCGAGATCGCGGCGGCCACCATCTTCAAGCAGATGTTCGAGAGCGCGCGCGAGCCGGTGTTCAAGGAAGCGTTCAAGAACATCGGGCGCGACGAGGGCCGCCACATGGCGATCTGCATGGCCGTGATGGAGCGCGACTACCCCGGCATGAAGGACGAGATGAAGGCGATCGTGACCAAGCAGATCCGCGCCGGCTACCTGTTCCTGTCGGCGGTGCTGTTCGAGCCGCCGATGGAGTTCTGGGATCTGCCGGCCGACTTCATCGCCAACCAGCGCGAGGGCGAGGAAGTGGCGCGCGGCGCCGGCTTCGGCATCCCGAGCTACGACATGAAGAAGGAGAACTGGCGCAACGCGATCGTCAACCTGAAAGGCGTGCTCGATCGCTACAACATCCCGTTCCCGGCAATTCCGGAGGTCGGCATCACCGGCGAGGAAGTCTCCGAAGTCGACATGCAAGACATCATTCCGGTGTTCTAGGCCCACCCCCAGGCTTCGCGCACTTCGTGTCGCTTCGCCAACCCCCTGCAAGGGGGCACACTCAGCGGTCCGGCCAAGCCGGCCCCGCGAGTGTCCACACATGGTTTCATCGACCTTTTGACTCGGCTCGGTCGCTCCCTC
This genomic interval from Burkholderiaceae bacterium contains the following:
- a CDS encoding 1,2-phenylacetyl-CoA epoxidase, subunit A translates to MYTQSLDVPDATDAGKGALKAVPKPPDAAETAFQARFDERIDADGRIEPQDWMPDDYRKTLVRQISQHAHSEIIGMQPEGNWISRAPSLKRKAILLAKVQDEGGHGLYLYSAAETLGTSREQMQDALHAGRAKYSSIFNYPTLLWADVGVIGWLVDGAAIMNQVPLCRCSYGPYARAMIRVCKEESFHQRQGYESLLAQMQGTAAQRAMVQDAVDRWWWPVLAMFGPPDANSPHSAQSTRWGIKRIGNDELRQRFVDATVPQARVLGVTLPDPDLKWNEGRRHYDYGAIDWDDFWAVVNGNGPCNKERLATRVKAHEEGEWVRDAALAYAQKQKARELREAA